The following proteins are encoded in a genomic region of Spirosoma sp. SC4-14:
- a CDS encoding histidine kinase, which translates to MLQAFMGSGIWLGNRWGELFGPEPTVFTPVDIPEFQYRTWIQGGLFFFTLFVGLLYSRYRQTIYRYYFLYVLAATVYTLLKMRAYTPFGHWLSQFPLFQNQLPEAVIWAGMAAYMLFLIELLDLRKNHPGVAFWLDRVAWLCFGYGVVYVIAMGLFNSSLVQQATFWIARLVLVPIHIGLLIWIARRVRSPLTPYVVLGNGLLLFVGILAWLRAGEVLLKGVKLPGSVDDLMRVSFGVLLEIMVLALALARRIQLLDQERDEHQRAYIAQLEENRRLGNQINAELAEKVRQHSESIIEKQRLLDLQRENQLRVGFEKRIAELEMLALRSQMNPHFLFNSLNSIEYLVLKGDEKEAIRYLSRFSRLLRLILNHSREETISLADELKALRLYLDIEASRSNGEFRYMIEIDSSIDPDSLMIPPMLLQPFAENAIWHGLMPSYNADKWLYVRIKPTSDGQILLEIEDNGIGRQKAAEQKSKSTPWRKSYGMDITQQRVSLFNQNYPAYIAIEVIDVQTETRTGTLIRIAYQTEIQSEA; encoded by the coding sequence ATGCTACAGGCGTTTATGGGATCGGGAATCTGGTTAGGGAACCGGTGGGGGGAACTGTTTGGGCCGGAACCAACAGTTTTTACGCCTGTTGATATTCCTGAGTTTCAGTACCGAACCTGGATACAGGGCGGACTCTTCTTCTTTACCCTTTTTGTTGGTCTGCTTTATAGCCGTTATCGGCAGACCATCTATCGGTATTATTTCCTGTATGTGCTGGCAGCTACAGTATACACGCTGCTGAAAATGAGAGCCTATACGCCATTCGGGCACTGGCTGAGCCAGTTTCCGCTTTTCCAGAACCAGCTTCCCGAAGCCGTAATTTGGGCCGGAATGGCCGCTTATATGCTTTTCCTGATCGAATTGCTCGATCTGCGAAAAAACCATCCGGGCGTTGCTTTCTGGCTGGATCGGGTAGCGTGGCTTTGTTTTGGCTATGGAGTCGTCTACGTTATTGCGATGGGCCTTTTCAACAGCTCATTGGTTCAGCAGGCAACGTTCTGGATTGCCCGACTGGTTTTGGTACCTATTCATATTGGGCTATTGATCTGGATTGCGCGTCGGGTGCGTTCGCCACTAACACCGTATGTTGTTTTGGGGAATGGGCTACTGCTGTTTGTTGGCATTCTGGCCTGGCTAAGAGCAGGCGAAGTGCTGCTGAAAGGAGTAAAACTACCGGGTTCGGTCGACGATCTGATGCGGGTGTCGTTTGGTGTATTACTCGAAATTATGGTACTGGCGCTGGCATTGGCGCGCCGGATTCAATTGCTCGATCAGGAACGGGACGAACACCAGCGGGCCTACATTGCACAACTGGAAGAAAACCGCCGACTTGGCAATCAGATCAATGCCGAACTGGCTGAAAAAGTCCGTCAGCACAGCGAGTCTATAATCGAAAAACAACGACTACTCGATTTGCAACGCGAAAATCAGTTGCGGGTAGGTTTCGAAAAACGCATTGCTGAACTGGAAATGCTGGCGCTGCGGAGCCAGATGAATCCACATTTTTTGTTCAACAGTCTCAATTCCATTGAGTATCTTGTGCTGAAAGGCGACGAAAAAGAGGCAATCCGGTATCTGTCGCGGTTTTCCCGCCTGCTAAGACTAATTCTGAATCACTCGCGGGAAGAAACCATTTCGCTGGCCGATGAGCTAAAGGCGCTTCGGCTTTATCTGGATATTGAAGCGTCGCGTTCGAATGGCGAATTTCGGTACATGATTGAGATTGACAGCAGCATCGATCCCGATTCGCTGATGATTCCGCCCATGCTGCTTCAGCCATTTGCTGAAAATGCCATCTGGCATGGACTGATGCCCAGCTACAATGCTGATAAGTGGCTTTATGTACGAATTAAACCCACTTCGGATGGCCAGATTTTATTGGAAATCGAAGACAATGGTATTGGACGGCAAAAAGCCGCTGAACAAAAAAGTAAGTCGACTCCCTGGCGCAAATCGTATGGTATGGACATTACCCAGCAACGGGTTTCGTTGTTCAACCAGAATTATCCGGCCTATATCGCCATTGAGGTTATTGACGTGCAAACCGAAACCCGAACGGGCACGCTTATTCGCATTGCTTATCAAACCGAAATCCAATCGGAAGCGTAA
- a CDS encoding OmpA family protein, whose product MKKRISALFGFMLLPYIADAQVQIENPQRTVERNVEWRANQKVDQGVNRGLDKLEEGIGNIFKKKPKADKNSKQPANNTESETNSSTDSDKTATASAKPATTRTAFDVNSDKIKPESYGTLKDIAAILTDNPTVTVKIIGHTDSEGDEASNLTLSKKRAAAVKASLNKEFGIAETRLQTDGMGESQPVDSNTTPQGKANNRRVEFLKL is encoded by the coding sequence ATGAAAAAGCGAATCAGCGCTCTATTCGGTTTCATGCTACTCCCATACATAGCCGATGCTCAGGTACAGATTGAAAATCCGCAACGAACCGTTGAACGGAATGTTGAGTGGCGCGCCAATCAGAAAGTGGATCAGGGCGTCAACCGAGGGCTCGACAAACTAGAGGAAGGCATTGGCAACATTTTCAAAAAAAAGCCCAAAGCCGATAAGAACAGTAAACAACCGGCGAACAATACGGAATCGGAAACCAATTCCTCAACCGATTCGGATAAGACCGCTACCGCATCGGCAAAACCAGCAACGACCCGAACCGCCTTCGATGTCAACTCGGATAAAATCAAACCCGAATCCTACGGAACCCTAAAGGATATTGCCGCTATCTTGACCGATAACCCGACTGTCACCGTAAAAATCATTGGTCATACGGATTCAGAGGGCGACGAGGCCAGCAACCTAACCTTATCGAAAAAACGGGCCGCAGCCGTAAAAGCATCGCTCAATAAAGAATTCGGTATTGCCGAAACCCGACTCCAAACCGATGGCATGGGCGAATCGCAACCTGTTGACAGTAACACGACACCGCAGGGGAAAGCCAATAATCGCCGGGTCGAATTTCTTAAATTATAA